cagtcaacacagcagtgtacatccttaatcgctcgccaacaaaagcggttcacaataaaactccatacgagggatggcataagaaaaagcctgaggtaacttctttcagaatttttggttgtgtagcatactcacatattccatcccaacatagagaaaagttcgatgaaaaaggagaaaagcttatattcatcggatatagcgaggagtctaaagcctatagacttctaaatccagatacaaaggaactggtaatatcaagagatgttatctttgatgaattcaaagcttgggattggaatgatgaaccagataaccacgagtctccactactcatcgaagaagagccatatctgtcacaccaagaagaaaacactccaccagcaagcccgagatctcctagtccaacacaacaaagtccaagctCATCTGActcaagtgccccacctagaaaggtgcgttccctaagagatatttataatgtatctaattgtgcttttatagcactagaacctcaaaaatatgaggagcggcaaaagaagaaaaatggagaaacgccatggacgaagaaatgcgagtaattgagaaaaataagacatgggagctcgTCAATCAGCCagttgataaagaaataattggtctgaaatgggtctacaagacaaaatataatgaagatgggtcaattcaaaagcacaaagcaaggctagttgcaaaaggatattcccagcaaccaggaattgactacaacgagacattcgccccagtcgctcgcatggaaacaattcggatggtgttagctttggcagctcaactcaaaatgaaagtctaccaattagacgtaaagtcggcgttcctaaacggagaactagaagaagaggtgtacgttgaacaacctcaaggatatatccgaaaaggaaaagaaaaaatgggtatatcgtctccgcaaagcactatacggtcttaagcaagcaccgcgtgcatggaacagcaaaatcgacaagtatttccgagataatggatttgagaaaagtccaagtgagccatcactctacatcagaaaacaaggtacggacttcctaattgtctgtctctatgttgatgatttaatttatgccagtacaaaacaagagatgacagaaaaatttaagaaggagatgatgaaagaatatgagatgacagacttaggacttatgcgatattttcttgggattcaagtaaaacaatctccagaagaaatattcatttctcaagaaaaatatgcggaagacttactgaaaaggttcaacatgatggattgcaaaccaattgcaactccaatgggtaccaatgagaaattggtaaaaaatgatggagcgacaaaagttgatccaaccttattcagaagtctagtcggctcactgatctacttaacaaatacaaggccagacatcgtcaatgcaaccagtattgtttctcggtttatgagcgagccaagcaagttacactatgcagccgcaaagagaattcttcggtatatcaagggaacgaaggattttggcatcaagtatacaaaagaaaaagataatgatttaattggcttcacagatagcgattgggcaggttctattgaagaccgaaagagcacatcaggctatgttttctgtatgggaacaaaagttatctcttggagttctaaaaagcaaagcacggtggcattatcgtcagccgaagcagagtacatagcatcaacaagtgcagcatgtgaagcagtgtggctaagaagaataatgaccgacctacaacaaaggcaaatgcagccgacgactatctactgtgacaatatgtctacaattgcaatgacaaaaaatccagtcttccACGGAAGGACGAAGCACATAGAGCTACGACACCACTTCATCAGAGAGCTTGTAGAAGACAAGGAAATCGAGCTCCAATTCTgtccaacacaagaacaaaatgcaGACATTTTCACGAAAGCAGTCACGGTGGATAAGTTCAATCATTTCAGAGAAAAGCtcaacatcacaaattaagagggagtgttaaaaataaaaattaatttgtgatcattattctagaataatcttgaAGTTCCCTAGACTAGGTAAAGCCCAAtacattctagagtttttgggcctctagagtcttctttttagtcacatgtaatctagagaattctttctctagaattCTCTTAAGGCATAGTAGATCATAGTCTCTAGAATTTTCATTTCTAGAGTTTTCTTCActaggcctataaataggcactccatggtttcattttgatcatcaaaaactcaagtgagtaaccaagtagtagagtgagagctagagttagagtaagagccaaagtgcctctttgtaaacaactagtggaagtcaaagttgctacacaaacctcttgtaacattttcattttcatattaatcaaagcctcactttccaattaaccaacctctctttcaaaatcatttccataaacccatcacatttccgcattgcgccaacagagAGTACAGATGCGAAAGACGGCAAGAGTGGATTATAACAGTACTACTGCTGCAAACTTGTTGAGAGCAGTTCAAGCGCGAGAGTTCACTAGGGAGGAAATggaggagaaggaaaagaagaaagaagagaatgaTGGGAAGAGGTATTGTATTCTATATTTACCTAAAGATTGCATCTATAAAACTCTTATTAAACTTCCCATTGAGTCACTTAGGAGATCAAGTTTGGTTTGCAAGCCATGGTACaagatgatcaacaactctatttTCATCCAAAACCATCTTCGTCGATCTGAAATGGGTTTGATCTATCTAAGTCGCCTGGAACAGAAACTAATTCAGATGAGATCGTTTTTCATGTCGACAAACATTATCTCCCGAGTAAAACCAACTGGGAGTCTCGAATTGACCAGTATGAAGTAGAGTTGAATTTGCAATTTATGGAGATTAAAGATGGGAAAAGCATGGTTAGGTCTTTGAAgttaagctcttatggagaaataCGAGCTGCGTGCAACGGCTTGGTTCTACTCGGAAACAGCAGAATTTGTGGTCCAATTGTCATCAATCCTGTGACTCGAGAATACACTGTTCTTTCTCGTGGTACAATAGCTCTCCCGCAGGATGAATCTTATGGATTTGCATTCAGTTATGGAACTGGAGTGTACAAAGTTGTACATTTGTTTCGAGATCATCTGCCGTATTTTGGATGTGAGGTTGTAGAAGTTGGTTCTCATACCTGGGGGTCAGTTGATGGTCCTAGTTTTGGACTTATAAGTCAGATGGGAAAGGCTCCAATTGTTTCCCTTGGAGCTTTTCACTGGATGCCTCATATTGAGAACAATGAATACATAGTGTCAATGGGCATTGATGATGAAAAATTTCGCGAAATCCAGTTACCGAAAACTAGTGGAAGATATGATGGTGTTGATATGGTGGATTGCTTATCGATTGTGAGTCAAGCCGATTATAATCAACTTGATGTTTGGATTTTGGAGGATTTGGATGCAAGTAAGTGGATCTTCAAACAGAGGATTATTGCGGGACTAACTCTGTGTATGGTGCCCTTTGGTTATAGTTCAAGAACCAAGTTAGTTCTGAAGAGAGACATAAATCAAACATTGTTTACTTATGATTTTGAGCACAGGGAGATGAAGGAGATTGAAATGAATGAAGACTGTTCTCCATGTCTGGGATCTAATGTTCCTCATTTTAACAGCTTAGTCTCTTGGAAAAACCGTGTAGGTCAGCGACTGGAACGCTAAGATACATCAAGCTACTATTCTTATGTAAATCACATTTTTAACAACTGCTTCGAAAAGAAACTATAACAACCTTTATCAAAAGATCTTAAAAAGCAGATTGAAAAAGAACGAAAGAAATATAAGTAAATCACATAGAAAGCTATTGTTGCCTGCTGTTTAATCCTTAAGATATCTGTAACTTAGAGAAGTAATTAGGAAGAAAAATGGCAATTAAGAACCCTTCTGCAAAAATATGTGCATCTGGCAAACCCTGTCAGATGACTTTGGAGGAGTACAAGGTATGGTTGAAGAAATTTGATTTGAGACTCATCCACGAAATTTATCACAAAAAATAAGGAGGCAACAGTAGCTTGCAGCTGCAGGTCAGTATGGTTgcagaagcttcaaataacagcAACAAATATCAGGCAATTTTTGAACCTTCtgcttaaaacaactaaaaacctctgactgagtcaCTGTTTCTTGAGTGCATTCTTTCTATCCCTGAGATGGTAAGGCTTGGCCCTCCTGGTTTTATTCTTGTTCAGCACTTGCATATCCTTTATGTTTGGAGAGTATCTGTTCATTCACAAATTCAGATAGTTTTCCTGAGAGGAGGATCCATAACAATTGACAAAAACAAAGATAATACCAAAAACTTGTTACGGTAAGTCTGTAAGATTAAAATTTATTGCAAATATTTATTGCAGCATGGAATAAATATTCTGGAATCAAATGAAATTTCCCACTCAGTATGCCaagcttaaaaaaaaaagaatattctGGAATCAAATGAAATCGTTTTGGTGTGTTCCCCAATAACAGATTGTGGCAGGATATTTTGCAGGGCAAGCTTTGATGCACTTATTTCTTCTAGCAACAGCTTGCCAAGGAAACAAACAATAACCGAGTACTGAATCTTGACAAcccaacaaaaaaagtttgatacTTACAGAGGGAAAAGAGATTCTATCCCAACACCAGCTATCATCCTTCTTATTCTAAATGTTGATTGTAGGCCAGCATTCCTTCTTGCAATAACAGTGCCTTTCAGAGTAGAAACTCGTCGTTTGTTCTCTGGAACTTCCTGTTCATTTCTGGGGTCAGAATGTTTCCCCTATTTTTCAATCAAGTGGTGTCTTCAGCAAACAAAACAgatattttttttggataaagaCTAACCTAATAACATTAATTAAGACAACTAAGCTTAATTATACCACAAATTACAAACATTTGGGCT
This portion of the Papaver somniferum cultivar HN1 chromosome 11, ASM357369v1, whole genome shotgun sequence genome encodes:
- the LOC113321719 gene encoding uncharacterized protein LOC113321719, whose amino-acid sequence is MEIKDGKSMVRSLKLSSYGEIRAACNGLVLLGNSRICGPIVINPVTREYTVLSRGTIALPQDESYGFAFSYGTGVYKVVHLFRDHLPYFGCEVVEVGSHTWGSVDGPSFGLISQMGKAPIVSLGAFHWMPHIENNEYIVSMGIDDEKFREIQLPKTSGRYDGVDMVDCLSIVSQADYNQLDVWILEDLDASKWIFKQRIIAGLTLCMVPFGYSSRTKLVLKRDINQTLFTYDFEHREMKEIEMNEDCSPCLGSNVPHFNSLVSWKNRVGQRLEDV